The following are from one region of the Paenibacillus bovis genome:
- a CDS encoding Stp1/IreP family PP2C-type Ser/Thr phosphatase: MIRAAQLSDKGRVRQVNEDSVWIGSIQEEYTLGIVADGMGGHRAGDTASQLAVQTVVSDLQGLEAGLSAEACRAALHDAILHANDIVFHMAKTNSDYYNMGTTIVAALLRGNQGIIGHIGDSRAYLVGEDELRLLTQDHSLVNELLKTGQISQEEAAAHPRRNVLTRALGTDSEVSVELDDIQLSAGEVLLLCSDGLTNMITGDQIETVALAGIPLEDRAKHLVALALEAGGEDNITVALFEINDTAPRSDTKGWTS, encoded by the coding sequence TTGATTAGAGCAGCGCAGCTGAGTGATAAGGGACGCGTTCGACAGGTAAATGAGGATTCGGTGTGGATCGGCAGTATACAGGAAGAATATACACTTGGTATTGTGGCAGACGGAATGGGGGGCCATCGGGCAGGCGATACAGCCAGCCAGCTGGCCGTCCAGACGGTAGTGAGCGATCTGCAGGGGCTGGAGGCCGGATTATCGGCTGAAGCCTGCCGTGCAGCGCTTCATGACGCTATTTTGCATGCCAATGACATTGTTTTTCATATGGCAAAGACGAACAGCGATTACTACAACATGGGAACGACGATCGTAGCGGCACTTTTGCGCGGCAATCAAGGCATTATTGGGCATATTGGAGACAGCCGGGCTTATCTGGTCGGCGAGGATGAACTGCGTCTGTTGACGCAGGATCACAGCCTTGTCAACGAGCTGCTCAAAACAGGGCAGATCAGTCAGGAAGAAGCAGCTGCCCATCCGCGTCGCAACGTACTGACACGTGCGCTGGGAACGGATTCCGAAGTGAGTGTGGAGCTGGATGATATTCAATTGTCAGCCGGAGAAGTTCTGCTGCTCTGCAGTGATGGATTGACCAATATGATTACCGGTGATCAGATCGAGACCGTTGCGCTGGCAGGGATTCCGCTGGAAGACCGTGCCAAGCATCTGGTCGCTCTTGCACTGGAAGCCGGTGGGGAAGATAATATCACGGTTGCCCTGTTCGAAATCAATGACACTGCACCCAGGTCGGATACAAAGGGGTGGACATCGTGA